The following proteins come from a genomic window of Methanocella conradii HZ254:
- a CDS encoding MIP/aquaporin family protein: MAEIGLIKRSLAELIGTYALVFLGTGAVVTAALLVQGQAPIAGNSFNVGFGMAEWLAIGLAFGVAIVIMAYTIGHISGTHINPAVSIALWATGRFPAKDAIAYIVAQLIGASLASLSVAAIWGMRAVDVGLGATTMGFGVTYWQAILSEAVATFFLMLAVMGTAVDRRAPAGWAGVAIGSTVAMSIVATGNVTGGSLNPARTFGPYLLDWLMGGANNWSQLPIYVIGPVIGAMVAAFLYSYIAGLKAEKPASEATAKK; encoded by the coding sequence ATGGCGGAAATAGGTCTCATAAAGCGCTCGCTGGCAGAGCTTATAGGCACGTACGCTCTCGTGTTCCTGGGAACGGGGGCGGTGGTAACGGCAGCGTTGCTCGTACAGGGGCAGGCGCCCATCGCCGGCAATTCTTTTAATGTCGGCTTCGGTATGGCCGAATGGCTGGCGATAGGCCTGGCGTTCGGCGTCGCAATCGTGATCATGGCTTACACCATAGGGCACATATCGGGCACGCACATCAACCCCGCGGTAAGCATAGCGTTATGGGCTACCGGCCGGTTTCCGGCGAAGGACGCCATAGCCTATATAGTCGCACAGCTTATCGGGGCCTCGCTGGCGTCGCTGAGCGTGGCGGCGATATGGGGCATGCGTGCAGTCGATGTCGGCCTTGGCGCTACCACGATGGGGTTCGGCGTCACGTACTGGCAGGCCATCCTGAGCGAAGCCGTGGCCACTTTCTTCCTGATGCTGGCCGTGATGGGCACGGCCGTTGACAGGAGGGCGCCGGCAGGATGGGCGGGAGTGGCCATTGGCTCGACGGTTGCCATGTCAATCGTTGCGACGGGTAACGTAACCGGCGGCTCGCTGAACCCGGCCCGTACTTTCGGCCCATACCTGCTAGATTGGCTGATGGGCGGGGCGAACAACTGGTCGCAGCTCCCCATATACGTCATCGGCCCCGTGATTGGCGCGATGGTAGCTGCATTCCTGTACAGCTATATCGCTGGCCTGAAGGCTGAGAAGCCCGCTTCTGAGGCAACTGCGAAAAAGTGA
- a CDS encoding 30S ribosomal protein S3ae, with the protein MARKAAKKVDAFRAKNWYQVFAPAEFNRVNIGETLADEPEKMIGRVMESTLGDITGDWAKQNTKMLFRIEEVGGNSAYTSFIGHEMTKDYMRSLVKRRTTKIDANLVVTTKDGYKLRLKPLVFTVKRARTSQIESIRKVMVEVVENRSKELTFNELVSDVVNGKIAADIYKATKNIYPLRRVEVAKSEVVFRPAVAAAAPSAAPAPSEQPASSPPAPPAPSQ; encoded by the coding sequence ATGGCGAGAAAAGCAGCGAAGAAGGTCGACGCGTTCAGGGCTAAAAACTGGTACCAGGTATTCGCGCCGGCCGAGTTCAACCGGGTTAACATAGGCGAGACCCTCGCGGACGAGCCCGAGAAGATGATAGGCAGGGTTATGGAGTCCACGCTGGGCGACATAACCGGCGACTGGGCGAAGCAGAACACCAAGATGCTCTTCAGGATTGAAGAGGTCGGGGGGAATAGCGCGTACACGTCTTTCATCGGCCATGAGATGACTAAGGACTATATGAGGTCTCTGGTCAAGCGCCGTACCACGAAGATCGACGCGAACCTGGTCGTGACCACCAAGGACGGCTACAAGCTCCGTCTTAAGCCCCTGGTTTTCACTGTGAAGCGGGCGAGGACGTCTCAGATTGAGAGCATTCGGAAGGTCATGGTGGAGGTTGTAGAGAACCGCTCGAAGGAGCTTACCTTTAACGAGCTCGTCTCGGACGTGGTGAATGGCAAGATAGCGGCTGATATCTATAAGGCTACTAAGAATATTTACCCGTTGAGGAGGGTTGAGGTGGCTAAGTCTGAGGTCGTGTTTAGGCCTGCCGTTGCTGCCGCTGCCCCTTCCGCTGCGCCTGCGCCGAGTGAGCAGCCCGCCTCTTCTCCCCCTGCGCCGCCAGCGCCATCTCAGTAA
- a CDS encoding SemiSWEET family sugar transporter yields MDAIILVGLMAGALTTSSSIPQAVRILRTKSARDVSALFFMLMSAGMCLWLVYGVARADVAIVLWNTVSLGLCILILALKRAYG; encoded by the coding sequence ATGGACGCGATCATACTAGTAGGCCTAATGGCCGGGGCGCTCACTACGAGTAGCTCTATACCCCAGGCCGTCAGGATATTACGGACAAAATCGGCGAGGGACGTTTCGGCCCTATTCTTCATGCTCATGTCGGCGGGCATGTGCCTCTGGCTTGTCTACGGCGTGGCCCGCGCTGACGTGGCCATCGTACTCTGGAACACGGTCAGCCTTGGCCTCTGTATCCTTATTTTGGCGTTGAAGCGTGCCTATGGCTGA
- a CDS encoding DNA topoisomerase I, which yields MHLIITEKHDAASKIASILFQDCVASRVNGVPVYRSNKADAAVIGLAGHVVELDFPPEYGRWTAHPPSALIAAPVITVPTKKDIIGALESLAPSATRVTIATDYDREGELIGVEAYNIVRRLSKAPFDRVRYSSFARQEILGAFSKPTSLDFSLAAAGECRQEIDLVWGAALTRFVSLAGNRAGKDFLSVGRVQTPLLAIIVDREKEIQAFVSKPYWELAAVLLKGAEAFMARHKKGRFDNKEEAMAIYKKLGKAATVKSILRESKKEPAPTPFSTTELLKAASAIGFSAAGAMQAAEELYINGRISYPRTDNTVYPPTLDLRQAVGLFKASPEFAQSALELLAQRSLVPTKGKVESKDHPPIYPVACASKAQMDERHWKLYELVVRRFFATLSPPCEWDVVRAEVDISGEPFSADGKRLSAPGWRKHYPYGMPKEEVLPPLSVGDVLAVKKINLLEKKTEPPKRYGQGRLIELMEKLGLGTKATRHEALSKLYSRGYIEGNPPKPTQTGITLIDALRAHANAITTPDMTGKLEKDMDAIAESRLKKDDVVLESRKMLRAIFDQLEPRRADIGKALRAGAALDSDIGPCPICGSPLVIRETKADRRKFIACSGFPECRNTYNIPPGTLKFEKKICEKHRLHLLKVTPPSSRDKDGKTIKGKAYEYGCPACKKEAFYAQPTQK from the coding sequence ATGCATCTTATCATTACCGAGAAGCACGACGCCGCCAGCAAGATAGCCAGCATACTGTTCCAGGATTGCGTGGCCAGCAGGGTGAACGGCGTACCAGTCTACAGGTCAAATAAGGCGGATGCAGCCGTGATAGGGCTTGCAGGCCACGTCGTGGAACTGGACTTTCCTCCAGAGTATGGCCGCTGGACGGCCCATCCTCCCTCCGCGCTCATCGCCGCGCCCGTCATTACCGTGCCCACTAAAAAGGATATCATAGGTGCCCTTGAGTCTCTGGCCCCTTCCGCCACGAGGGTGACCATCGCCACCGACTATGACCGCGAGGGAGAGCTGATAGGAGTGGAGGCTTACAATATAGTAAGGCGGCTATCTAAGGCGCCATTCGATAGGGTGCGCTATAGCTCGTTCGCCAGGCAGGAGATCCTGGGGGCGTTCTCGAAGCCCACATCGCTTGACTTTAGCCTCGCCGCCGCCGGGGAGTGCCGCCAGGAGATCGACCTGGTATGGGGCGCTGCTTTGACGAGGTTCGTGTCGCTGGCGGGCAACAGGGCGGGTAAGGACTTTCTCTCGGTAGGCCGGGTTCAGACTCCGCTATTGGCCATCATCGTGGACCGGGAAAAGGAGATACAGGCATTCGTGTCGAAGCCTTACTGGGAGCTAGCCGCTGTGCTGCTGAAGGGAGCCGAAGCCTTCATGGCCAGGCACAAGAAGGGGCGTTTTGATAATAAGGAGGAGGCCATGGCCATCTATAAAAAACTGGGGAAGGCGGCCACGGTGAAGAGCATCCTCCGGGAAAGTAAAAAAGAGCCCGCGCCCACACCTTTTAGCACGACAGAGCTTCTGAAGGCAGCCTCTGCTATTGGATTTAGCGCTGCGGGTGCCATGCAGGCTGCCGAGGAGCTTTACATCAATGGGCGGATATCGTACCCTCGTACCGATAATACTGTATACCCCCCTACGCTGGACCTGCGGCAGGCCGTAGGATTGTTCAAGGCAAGCCCCGAGTTTGCCCAAAGCGCTCTCGAATTGCTCGCCCAGAGAAGCCTCGTGCCAACGAAAGGTAAGGTCGAGAGCAAGGACCATCCGCCCATCTATCCGGTGGCCTGCGCTTCAAAGGCTCAGATGGACGAGCGCCACTGGAAGCTGTATGAGCTTGTCGTGAGGCGCTTCTTTGCAACGCTTTCGCCGCCATGCGAGTGGGATGTCGTGAGGGCCGAGGTGGATATAAGCGGGGAGCCATTCTCGGCAGACGGCAAACGCCTGTCCGCTCCAGGATGGAGGAAGCACTATCCATACGGCATGCCGAAGGAAGAGGTCCTGCCCCCATTGAGCGTGGGGGACGTGCTGGCCGTCAAGAAAATCAACCTTTTAGAGAAGAAGACCGAGCCGCCAAAACGGTACGGCCAGGGCAGGCTTATCGAGCTCATGGAAAAGCTGGGGCTGGGCACCAAGGCCACCAGGCATGAAGCCCTTAGCAAGCTATATAGCCGGGGCTACATCGAGGGTAACCCGCCTAAGCCAACGCAAACGGGAATAACGCTCATCGACGCCCTAAGGGCACACGCAAACGCCATCACCACCCCTGATATGACGGGAAAGCTGGAGAAGGACATGGACGCCATCGCCGAGAGCCGTCTGAAAAAGGATGACGTGGTACTGGAATCCAGGAAGATGCTCCGCGCCATATTTGACCAGCTTGAGCCTCGCCGCGCCGACATCGGCAAAGCTCTCAGGGCGGGCGCTGCCCTGGATAGCGATATCGGCCCATGCCCCATCTGTGGCAGCCCTCTCGTCATAAGGGAGACAAAGGCCGACAGGCGAAAGTTCATAGCCTGTAGCGGGTTCCCGGAGTGCCGTAATACATATAACATACCGCCCGGCACCCTGAAGTTCGAAAAAAAGATATGCGAAAAGCACAGGCTCCACCTGCTCAAGGTTACGCCACCCTCATCCAGGGATAAGGACGGCAAAACGATAAAGGGCAAAGCCTATGAATATGGGTGTCCGGCATGCAAAAAGGAAGCGTTTTACGCGCAGCCGACCCAAAAATAA
- the yciH gene encoding stress response translation initiation inhibitor YciH — translation MEVCNKCGLPKDLCICEDLAKETQKIRVYTNTRRFKKITTIIEGIDTKNVNIKELSQKLKTKFACGGTIKDGRIELQGDHREEVKKLLVSYGFSPDLIELKM, via the coding sequence ATGGAAGTTTGCAACAAGTGTGGATTGCCAAAAGATCTTTGTATTTGCGAGGACCTGGCAAAGGAGACGCAGAAGATACGCGTGTATACGAATACGAGGCGTTTTAAGAAGATTACGACCATTATCGAGGGCATCGATACAAAAAACGTCAATATTAAAGAGCTTTCCCAGAAGCTGAAGACAAAGTTCGCCTGCGGAGGCACCATCAAGGACGGCCGCATCGAGCTCCAGGGCGACCACAGGGAAGAGGTAAAGAAGCTCCTAGTAAGCTATGGTTTCTCTCCAGACCTCATCGAGCTAAAAATGTGA
- a CDS encoding YkgJ family cysteine cluster protein: MSGKRTGSCKRCGNCCRDFCIDLHVGGVTDYEFTEYMRWLEAHVGVKAHVKDFKGRDVELQISNPCKHLVDNKDGTYSCAIHENKPDICRRYPEEDYGDEISRKCGYRFL; the protein is encoded by the coding sequence ATGAGCGGGAAGCGAACCGGAAGCTGCAAGCGATGCGGCAACTGCTGCAGGGATTTCTGCATAGACCTGCACGTCGGCGGCGTCACAGACTACGAGTTTACGGAGTATATGAGGTGGCTGGAAGCCCACGTAGGGGTTAAGGCCCACGTCAAGGATTTCAAGGGCAGGGATGTCGAGCTACAGATCAGCAACCCCTGCAAGCATCTAGTGGATAACAAGGATGGCACCTACTCCTGCGCCATCCATGAAAATAAGCCGGATATCTGCAGGCGATACCCAGAAGAGGACTATGGCGACGAGATATCCAGAAAATGTGGCTACAGGTTTTTATAA
- a CDS encoding DUF5788 family protein, translating into MSDEEMISKVERENMLIKLDKEFAFAGATIPAEVEVDGERIKLRAFTFEVSKKRGRLTPSEVTEVDRVIALVRKRRREIVTRISREELTKAEAKELFEAALGLDRALDTLYAAPLPKPSVKEEANKAKLEDGRRWLNLIRKVYSREDKRKRE; encoded by the coding sequence GTGAGCGACGAAGAAATGATATCAAAGGTCGAGCGCGAAAACATGCTCATAAAGCTGGACAAGGAGTTTGCGTTCGCAGGCGCCACCATACCCGCAGAGGTGGAGGTTGATGGCGAGCGCATAAAGCTCAGGGCATTCACCTTTGAGGTGTCGAAAAAAAGGGGAAGGCTGACGCCCTCAGAGGTGACGGAAGTCGACCGCGTCATAGCGCTGGTGAGAAAAAGGCGGAGAGAAATAGTGACGCGCATATCGAGGGAAGAGCTTACGAAGGCTGAAGCGAAAGAGCTATTCGAGGCCGCCCTGGGGCTCGACAGGGCGCTGGACACGCTCTACGCCGCCCCATTGCCAAAGCCATCCGTCAAGGAAGAGGCAAATAAGGCGAAGCTGGAGGATGGGCGGCGATGGCTCAACCTGATAAGGAAGGTATACTCAAGGGAAGATAAGAGGAAGCGGGAATGA
- a CDS encoding MoaD/ThiS family protein, protein MKVSVKVFTGGVSDREVELPDGSTYFDLLSFLKVNPETVVVFRDGTPVAFDSAIEGSRIEVLRVVSGG, encoded by the coding sequence TTGAAGGTTAGCGTCAAGGTTTTTACGGGTGGGGTAAGTGATAGGGAGGTAGAGCTGCCGGACGGCTCCACTTACTTTGACCTCCTCTCATTTTTAAAGGTGAACCCCGAAACCGTTGTAGTCTTTAGGGATGGCACCCCCGTGGCGTTTGACTCGGCCATCGAAGGCTCACGAATAGAAGTCCTCCGTGTCGTCTCTGGCGGATGA
- a CDS encoding class I SAM-dependent methyltransferase: MNPSDSLHRFYSGFVDKYDLFASWEERKRREGRFFRQILQSNGVESVIDCFCGTGFHVAMLSEMGYHVDGIDISPHMIRKAKENLKDMGLDDRVRVGDVKELVAGEKYDCALSMGNSLPHEFGDENVLKALEGMYGALKYGGIVIIHMENFDRLYEDKERFIPSVYRRTGDGTEAFIFAIDYYEDRVVFNILSLIERGGKPGFEVDVVEYNPINVESLKRLLKEAGFSGLALYEDFMMRPLGRDGTYDLIVVARKRQVSDKRKQLYFLEDAKG, from the coding sequence ATGAACCCATCCGATAGCTTACATCGTTTTTACTCCGGGTTCGTAGACAAGTACGATTTATTCGCATCATGGGAAGAGCGCAAGAGAAGGGAGGGACGGTTTTTCAGGCAGATACTACAATCGAACGGCGTTGAGAGTGTGATAGACTGTTTCTGCGGAACTGGATTCCACGTGGCAATGCTCTCAGAGATGGGCTACCATGTTGACGGCATAGACATATCGCCACACATGATCAGGAAGGCGAAGGAGAATCTAAAGGATATGGGGCTAGATGATAGGGTTCGAGTGGGAGACGTCAAGGAGCTAGTAGCTGGCGAAAAATATGATTGCGCCCTCTCCATGGGCAACTCGCTACCGCACGAGTTCGGCGATGAGAACGTTTTAAAGGCATTAGAAGGCATGTACGGCGCACTAAAATATGGCGGAATCGTCATCATTCACATGGAGAACTTCGACAGGCTCTACGAGGACAAAGAACGGTTTATACCTTCGGTATACAGGCGCACCGGGGACGGCACGGAGGCGTTCATCTTCGCAATCGATTACTATGAGGACAGGGTGGTCTTCAACATTCTCTCACTAATAGAGAGAGGCGGCAAGCCCGGCTTCGAGGTGGACGTGGTCGAATACAACCCCATCAACGTCGAAAGCCTCAAAAGACTATTAAAAGAGGCCGGGTTCTCAGGCCTGGCATTATACGAGGATTTCATGATGAGGCCCCTGGGCAGGGACGGCACTTACGACCTCATAGTGGTAGCCAGAAAGCGTCAAGTAAGCGATAAAAGAAAACAATTATATTTTCTGGAGGATGCTAAAGGATAG
- a CDS encoding asparagine synthetase B family protein has protein sequence MGVNARLKTCEMVRSLRHRGPDGEGVWCHGSVCIGHTHLKVTGDVGQPVISNNHAVSYNGEIYNFGEFLPGASDTPALLNVILKDGVGSFLKAAPAIDGEYSFAYYDGSSLLLARDPVGIKPLYYGVSDDGFGFASERKALLKVGVTDVKALTPGHVYYNGVERYAIGLPSRDVVIKDEKEAVEALDGALAMAVRLRRHENAAVAFSGGVDCSIIGAMSGLPLCTVGMKGSYDIKAARKAASLMGAERRHVVYEFDEKDVEEALPGVVYAVESADPMKVSIALPLYILAREARRDGYRVLLSGQGADELFGGYARHEAAAREGGLGEALQRDLEHIAEVNLERDDAATMAHGVELRVPYLDLKVISLAQRIDPSLKVYFDGKDYIRKYVLRKMSEKYLPREISYAPKKAIQYGTSAQKALERLARKRNSKISEHLKSLYEEHFKWPLA, from the coding sequence GTGGGCGTTAACGCGCGCCTCAAGACTTGTGAGATGGTTCGGTCGCTGCGGCACAGGGGGCCTGACGGCGAAGGAGTGTGGTGTCATGGCAGCGTGTGCATAGGCCACACCCATCTCAAGGTAACAGGAGACGTTGGGCAGCCCGTCATATCAAATAACCATGCCGTCTCATATAATGGCGAGATCTACAATTTCGGCGAGTTCTTGCCGGGCGCCTCTGACACGCCTGCTCTTTTAAATGTCATTTTAAAGGATGGCGTGGGCAGCTTCTTGAAGGCTGCTCCAGCAATTGATGGCGAGTACTCGTTCGCATACTATGATGGCTCTAGCTTATTGCTGGCGAGGGACCCAGTTGGCATCAAGCCATTATATTATGGAGTGAGCGATGATGGCTTCGGCTTCGCCTCCGAGAGGAAGGCTCTCCTTAAGGTGGGGGTCACCGACGTTAAGGCGCTAACGCCGGGCCATGTATACTATAATGGCGTGGAGCGTTATGCGATTGGGCTGCCATCGCGTGATGTAGTCATTAAAGATGAAAAGGAGGCAGTGGAGGCGCTTGACGGGGCCCTGGCAATGGCGGTGAGGCTCAGGCGCCATGAAAACGCGGCCGTCGCCTTCTCGGGCGGCGTAGACTGCTCCATCATAGGCGCGATGTCCGGGCTCCCGCTATGCACGGTCGGCATGAAGGGGTCATATGATATCAAAGCGGCGAGGAAGGCCGCCTCATTGATGGGCGCCGAAAGGAGGCACGTCGTGTACGAGTTCGACGAAAAAGACGTGGAGGAGGCGCTGCCAGGGGTCGTCTATGCGGTCGAGAGCGCCGATCCCATGAAAGTCTCCATCGCCCTACCCCTGTACATTCTGGCCAGGGAGGCCCGGCGTGACGGCTACAGGGTACTGCTCTCAGGCCAGGGGGCGGACGAGCTTTTCGGAGGCTACGCCCGCCATGAGGCCGCCGCCAGGGAGGGCGGGCTGGGCGAAGCCCTCCAGCGCGACCTGGAGCACATAGCGGAGGTGAACCTGGAAAGGGACGACGCCGCGACAATGGCTCACGGCGTGGAGCTAAGGGTGCCCTACCTCGACCTAAAAGTAATAAGCCTAGCCCAGAGAATCGACCCATCACTCAAAGTATATTTTGACGGCAAGGATTATATACGCAAATATGTTCTTAGAAAAATGTCCGAGAAGTACCTACCTCGAGAGATATCATACGCGCCAAAGAAAGCCATACAGTACGGCACAAGCGCTCAAAAAGCGCTCGAACGGCTGGCGCGCAAAAGAAACTCTAAGATAAGCGAACATCTAAAATCACTATACGAGGAGCATTTTAAATGGCCATTAGCGTGA
- the gatC gene encoding Asp-tRNA(Asn)/Glu-tRNA(Gln) amidotransferase subunit GatC, which yields MAISVKDVKHIASLACIDLDEAQEERFARQFNSILEYFKELDGLNTEGVEPTYHVIGLNNVFREDVVEPSLPQEEALRNAPKKEKGYFKGPRIV from the coding sequence ATGGCCATTAGCGTGAAAGACGTCAAGCACATAGCAAGCCTCGCCTGCATAGACCTCGATGAGGCCCAGGAGGAGCGCTTCGCAAGGCAGTTCAACTCGATACTGGAATACTTCAAAGAGCTCGATGGCCTGAATACCGAGGGCGTCGAGCCGACGTACCACGTCATTGGCCTGAATAACGTTTTCAGGGAAGACGTCGTAGAGCCATCGTTGCCGCAGGAAGAGGCGCTGCGGAACGCGCCGAAGAAGGAGAAGGGTTATTTCAAGGGGCCCAGGATAGTGTGA
- the gatA gene encoding Asp-tRNA(Asn)/Glu-tRNA(Gln) amidotransferase subunit GatA, with protein MPGQYEESLHKTFDRIKRSRLNAYITLNVEDAIKTAKAVDEGRVTGRLAGVPVAVKDCITTKGLLTTCGSKILSGYVPPFDAEVVARLKREGAVIVGKTNMDEFAMGTSTESSYYGPTRNPWDLSRVPGGSSGGSGAAVAGLECRMALGTDTGGSVRCPASFCGIVGIKPTYGLVSRYGVVAYANSLEQVGPMARNVSDAALLLDVIAGHDPKDSTSVDTADKVSYVNYLIDDVKGLKIGVPKEYFGEGTDKRVENAVWSAIMRLNKLGADYREVSLPHTKYALAAYYIIAMCEASSNLARFDGLRYGLRTGKDENWHTTFSRIRAEGFGEEVKRRIMLGTYALSEGYYGKYYLKALKVRTLIKQDFDKAFKDVDILAAPTMPFPAFRIGEHVDDPLSMYMADVNTVPVNLAGVPSISVPCGFAGNLPIGIQFIGGLFDEPKLIRTAYTFELNTDFQKLPEGF; from the coding sequence ATGCCCGGGCAATACGAGGAGTCGCTTCATAAGACGTTCGACCGGATCAAGCGAAGCAGGCTGAACGCCTATATCACGCTTAACGTGGAGGACGCTATAAAGACTGCGAAGGCCGTGGATGAGGGCAGAGTTACGGGCAGGCTGGCCGGCGTGCCCGTCGCCGTAAAGGACTGCATCACGACGAAGGGATTATTGACCACCTGTGGCTCGAAGATACTGTCGGGCTACGTTCCGCCCTTTGACGCAGAGGTGGTGGCCCGCCTCAAGAGGGAGGGTGCTGTCATAGTGGGCAAGACCAACATGGACGAGTTCGCCATGGGCACCTCCACCGAGTCGAGCTATTATGGGCCTACCAGGAACCCGTGGGACCTGTCGAGGGTGCCCGGAGGCTCGTCTGGCGGCAGCGGCGCGGCCGTGGCAGGCCTCGAGTGCAGGATGGCCCTCGGCACCGACACAGGAGGCTCGGTGAGATGCCCAGCCTCGTTCTGTGGCATCGTGGGGATAAAGCCCACGTACGGGCTGGTATCCAGGTATGGCGTGGTCGCCTATGCGAACTCTCTCGAGCAGGTGGGGCCGATGGCGAGGAATGTGAGCGACGCGGCGCTGCTCCTGGACGTCATAGCCGGCCATGACCCGAAGGACTCCACCTCGGTCGACACCGCCGATAAAGTAAGCTACGTTAATTATCTTATCGATGACGTGAAGGGCCTTAAGATAGGAGTCCCTAAAGAGTACTTCGGCGAGGGCACGGATAAGAGGGTCGAGAACGCCGTATGGAGCGCGATAATGAGGCTAAACAAGCTCGGCGCCGACTACAGGGAGGTCTCGCTGCCCCACACAAAGTATGCGCTCGCAGCATACTACATAATAGCGATGTGCGAGGCGTCCTCCAACCTGGCGCGTTTTGACGGCCTCCGCTACGGCCTGCGCACCGGAAAGGATGAGAACTGGCACACCACATTCTCGCGTATCAGGGCGGAGGGCTTCGGGGAGGAGGTCAAGCGCCGCATCATGCTGGGCACTTATGCGCTATCGGAGGGCTACTACGGCAAGTACTACCTTAAAGCGCTAAAGGTCCGCACGCTCATCAAGCAGGACTTCGATAAGGCTTTCAAGGATGTCGACATCCTTGCGGCGCCTACCATGCCGTTCCCCGCCTTCAGGATAGGCGAGCACGTGGACGACCCATTATCGATGTACATGGCGGACGTGAACACGGTGCCGGTAAACCTGGCCGGGGTCCCGTCCATATCGGTGCCGTGCGGCTTCGCGGGCAATCTCCCCATTGGCATCCAGTTCATAGGGGGCCTGTTCGATGAGCCTAAGCTGATAAGGACGGCCTACACGTTCGAGCTTAACACCGATTTCCAGAAGCTGCCGGAGGGGTTTTAG
- the gatB gene encoding Asp-tRNA(Asn)/Glu-tRNA(Gln) amidotransferase subunit GatB, producing the protein MSDVIIGLEVHCQLNKLNSKLFCGCSTRQQGLEPNVMTCPVCLGLPGALPVINKKAVEYAIMVGLALNCKIAEHTQFYRKNYYYPDLPRGFQITQYDYPIAFDGVLTVDTDGEERPIRIRRVHMEEDPGRLVHQGSIETSKFVLVDYNRSGMPLLEVVTEPDLRSPKEARRFINKLRNILEYLDVFDGSLEGALRVDANVSLKGGARVEIKNISSYKGVERALLFEISRQQNMRRRGIRVVQETRHYDDERNCTITLRTKEQAEEYRYYPEPDLVPLAVKSWESELKGRLPELPDAKRERFKRQYGISDSHAKVLTAEIRVANYYERVAERCDPRMAATWVADYLKGELNYRDRDIRDAFPPEKMVYILEQLSNGTITDKGAVEVIRALLDEGGDPKDIILARNLAKVETDITRAAVAEVLKENQAAIMDYKAGKAQAFNYLVGMVMKKTGGRADPAEVNLLLRESLECT; encoded by the coding sequence ATGTCAGATGTCATCATAGGCCTGGAGGTCCACTGCCAGCTTAACAAGCTTAACAGTAAATTGTTCTGCGGCTGCTCCACCAGGCAGCAGGGGTTGGAGCCAAACGTCATGACCTGCCCGGTGTGCCTGGGCTTGCCCGGAGCGCTGCCAGTTATAAACAAAAAGGCCGTGGAATATGCCATCATGGTGGGCCTGGCGCTTAACTGTAAGATTGCGGAGCACACGCAGTTCTATAGGAAGAACTACTATTACCCGGACCTGCCAAGAGGGTTTCAGATAACCCAGTATGATTATCCTATAGCTTTTGATGGCGTATTGACGGTGGACACGGACGGCGAGGAGCGGCCAATAAGGATCCGGAGGGTTCACATGGAAGAGGACCCGGGCAGGCTGGTCCACCAGGGGTCCATCGAGACCAGCAAGTTCGTGCTGGTGGACTATAACAGGAGCGGCATGCCGCTCCTGGAGGTCGTGACGGAGCCCGACCTGCGCTCGCCGAAAGAGGCGCGACGCTTTATAAACAAGCTCCGCAACATCCTGGAGTACCTGGACGTGTTCGACGGCTCCCTGGAGGGGGCGTTGAGGGTGGACGCGAACGTATCCTTAAAGGGGGGCGCGAGAGTGGAGATAAAGAACATATCATCCTATAAAGGCGTGGAGCGTGCCCTTTTGTTCGAGATATCGAGGCAGCAGAACATGAGGCGGCGTGGCATCCGGGTAGTACAGGAGACGAGGCACTACGATGACGAGCGCAATTGTACTATCACGTTGAGGACTAAGGAGCAGGCTGAAGAGTACCGGTATTACCCGGAGCCTGACCTGGTCCCACTGGCGGTGAAAAGCTGGGAATCCGAGCTAAAGGGTAGGCTGCCGGAGCTTCCGGACGCGAAGCGGGAGCGCTTCAAGAGGCAGTATGGCATCTCCGATAGCCATGCGAAAGTGCTTACTGCGGAGATACGGGTTGCGAACTACTACGAGCGGGTGGCCGAAAGATGCGACCCGAGGATGGCCGCGACGTGGGTGGCCGACTACCTCAAGGGCGAGCTGAACTATAGGGACCGGGATATTAGGGACGCCTTCCCGCCGGAGAAGATGGTGTACATACTGGAGCAGCTTAGCAATGGCACCATCACAGACAAGGGGGCGGTCGAGGTCATCAGGGCATTGCTGGATGAAGGAGGCGACCCGAAAGATATTATACTTGCGAGGAACCTTGCTAAGGTCGAGACAGACATAACCAGGGCCGCCGTGGCGGAAGTCCTTAAAGAAAACCAGGCCGCCATAATGGACTACAAGGCTGGCAAGGCCCAGGCTTTCAATTACCTGGTAGGCATGGTAATGAAGAAGACCGGAGGGCGGGCGGACCCGGCCGAGGTAAACCTGTTGTTGAGGGAGTCGCTCGAATGCACCTGA